The Mumia flava sequence CCCGGCGACACGATCCTCGAGCTCGTCGGGTTCGCGTGGGCCGGGTTCGGCGCATCGTTCGGACCCGCGATCCTGCTGTGCCTGTTCTGGCGTCGCCTCACGAACATCGGCGCCGCCGCAGGCATGGTCGCCGGTGCGGTCACCGTCTTCGCGTGGGACGCGTGGGGGACGGACCTGTACGAGATCGTGCCCGGCTTCCTCGTGAACCTCGTGGTCGCCGTCGTGGTGAGCCTGATGACCTACCGCGACAACCCCGAGATCGATGCCGAGTTCGACCAGGCGGCCTCGCTGGTCGACAAGCGCGCGAAGACGGCGGCGTAGGAGTCGGGCCGCTGGTGGTCTTCGTAGCCGGCTACGGAGTTGCGCACCGGGCCACGGAGGTTTCCCGCGTCGAGTCGGGGATTGCGTAGCCGGCTACGGAGTCCGACTCGGCCGCGCGGTGCGGTGCGGGATTGCGTAGCCGGCTACGGAGTTGCGCACTGGGCGACGACGGTTTCGCCAGCCAGGTGCAGGTCATCCCGGTTGGCTACGGAGTCTGCGCCGGCCGGGCGACCGGTACGACGTCGGCCGCGCCCATCCGTGCCGCATCGGCCGTCTCGTCGTCCGGCATGGTCTGGCTCTGCCGTTCGGCGTCGACGCGCGCGACGTAGTGCTCGATCTCGCGCTCGATCTGCTCCGGACCCCACCCGAGCGGTCCGGCGATCAGCGCGGCGACCTCCGCGCAGCAGTCCGTACCGCGGTCGAACGTCTCGATCGAGATCCGCGTGCGCCGGGTCAGCACGTCGTCGAGGTGCCGCGCCCCCTCGTGCGTGACCGCGTAGACGACCTCGGCCCTCAGGTAGTCGTCGGACGCGCCGAGCGGATCCCCCAGCGACGGATCGGCCGCGATCAGGTCGAGCACCTCGGTCACCATCGTCCCGTACCGCCGCAGCAGGTGCTCGATCCGCGCCACGTGCAGACCGGCCGACCGCGCGAGCAGGCGCCGGCGGTTCCACAGCGCCCCGAAGCCGTCGGCCCCGAGCAGCGGCACCCGCTCGGTCACGCACGGCGGGATCGACCGCGCGAGTCGGACGTCGAGGGCGTTCGCGGCCGCGTCGACGGCGTCGCGGGCCATCACGCGGTACGTGGTGTACTTCCCGCCGGCGACCACCACCAGACCCGGCACCGAGTGCGAGACGGCGTGCTCGCGGGACAGCTGCGACGTCGCCTCCGACTCCCCCTCGAGCAGCGGCCGCAGCCCCGCGTACACACCCTCGACGTCGTCGGGCGTCAGCGGCGTCACGAGGACGGTGTTGACGTGGTCGAGGATGTAGTCGATGTCGCGACGGCTCGCGGCCGGGTGGTCCTTGCTCAACGACCAGTCCGTGTCCGTCGTGCCGATGATCCAGTGCCGCTTCCACGGGATCACGAACAGCACCGACCTCTCGGTCCGCAGGATCAGCCCGGACTCGCCGTGAATCCGGTCGCGCGGCACGACCAGGTGCACGCCCTTGCTCGCCCGCACGTGGAACTGGCCGCGCTCCGCCGCCAGCGCCTGGGTCTCGTCCGTCCACACCCCCGTCGCGTTGACGACCTGCGCGGCGTGGATCGCGAACGACTCCCCCGACTCCAGGTCGACCACCTCGACGCCGGTGACGCGCTCCCCCTCCCGAAGCATCCCGGTCACGCGCGTACGGCTCGCGACGTGCGCACCGTAGGACGCGGCCGTACGGGCGAGCGTCATCGTGTGGCGGGCGTCGTCGACCTGTCCGTCGTAGTACTCGATCGCACCGACCAGCGCATCCTTGCGCAGCGCCGGCATGCGCCGCAGCGCCCCACGCCGGCTCAGGTGACGGTGACGCGGGACGCCGCGCGACTGGCCCGACAGCCACGCCATCGAGTCGTACATCGCCACGCCCGTCCCGGCGTACACGCGCTCCCAGCCGCGGTGGGTCAGCGGGTAGAGGAACGGGACCGGCTCGACCAGGTGCGGCGCCAGCGTCTCCACCAGCAGCGACCGCTCCGCCAGCGCCTCCGCGACAAGCGCGACGTCGAGCATCTCGAGGTAGCGCAACCCGCCGTGGATCAGCTTCGAGGAGCGGCTCGACGTGCCCGACGCGAAGTCCCGCGCCTCCACCAGCCCGGTGACCAGCCCCCGGGTCGCGGCGTCCAGCGCACAGCCGGACCCGACGACACCGCCCCCGATCACGAGCACGTCGAGCGGCTCGTCCGTCGTCGCCCGCAGGGCGTCCAGAGCGGCGGCACGCTGGCGCGGCCCGAGCGCGACCGGCCGCACTCAGTCCACCTCCACCCAGTCGAGGGTGCGTTCGACGGCCTTCTTCCAACGGCCGTACGCCTCCGCGCGCCGCTCGTCGTCCCACTGCGGCGACCAGCGCTTCGACTCGGCCCAGTTGCTGCGCAGCTCGTCCTTGCTGGACCAGAACCCGACCGCCAGCCCCGCGGCGTACGCGGCGCCGAGCGCCGTCGTCTCCGCGACCACCGGGCGGCTCACCTCGACGCCGAGGACGTCGGCCTGGATCTGCATGCACAGCTCGTTCTGGGTCACGCCGCCGTCGACCTTGAGCACGTCGAGCTCGATCCCGGCGTCGGAGACCATCGCCTCGGCGACGTCGCGGGACTGGAAGCAGATCGCCTCGAGCGTCGCGCGGGCCAGGTGGGCGTTGGTGTTGAACCGCGACAGTCCGACGATCGCGCCGCGGGCGTCGGAGCGCCAGTACGGGGCGAACAGCCCGGAGAACGCCGGCACGAAGTACACGCCACCGTTGTCCTCGACCTGACGCGCGAGCGCCTCCGACTGGGCCGCGCCGGAGATGATCCCGAGCTGGTCGCGCAGCCACTGCACCGCCGATCCCGTGACCGCGATCGACCCCTCGAGCGCGTAGTGCACGGGCTCGCCGTCGAACTGGTACGCCGGCGTGGTCAGCAGCCCGGCCTCGCTGCGGACCAGGGTCTCGCCGGTGTTCAGCAGCATGAAGTTGCCGGTGCCGTAGGTGTTCTTCGCCTCGCCGGACTCGAAGCACACCTGCCCGACCATCGCCGCCTGCTGGTCACCGAGGATCCCGGTCAGCGGGACCTCGCCGGCGAACGGACCGTCCTCGCGCGTCGTGCCGTACGGGTCGCGCACCGACGAGGGCCGGATCTCGGGCAGCATCGAGGCCGGGATCCCGAAGATCTCGAGCAGCTCGTCGTCCCAGTCGAGCGTCTCGAGGTTCATCAGCATCGTGCGGCTCGCGTTCGTCACGTCGGTGACGTGGACGCCCCCGCGGCGACCGCCCGTGAGCTGCCAGGTGAGCCAGCAGTCGGTGGTGCCGAAGATCGCGTGCCCCGCCTCCGCGTCCTCCCGGACGCCGGGGACGTTCTCCAGCAGCCAGGCGATCTTGCCGCCGGCGAAGTACGTCGCGGGCGGCAGACCGGCCTTGCGCCGGATCACCTCCCCGTACCCCTCCCGCTCGAGCCGGGACGCGAGCTTGTCGGTCCGGGTGTCCTGCCAGACGATCGCCGGGTAGTACGGCCGGCCGGTGCGTCGGTCCCAGACGACCGTGGTCTCGCGCTGGTTCGTGATCCCGACCGCGGCGAGGTCGTCGGAGCCGAGTCCGGCCTTGGCCAACGCCGTCTGCACCACGGCGCTGGTGCGCTCCCAGATCTCCAGCGGGTTGTGCTCGACCCAGCCGGCCTGCGGCAGGATCTGCTCGTGCTCGAGCTGGTGACGCATCACCTCCGAGCCCGCGTGGTCGAAGATCATGAACCGCGTGCTCGTCGTCCCCTGGTCGATCGCACCCACGTAGTCGGCCATGCGTGCCGTTCTACCGCATCGGGCGGCTCTGCGCGGGGACCCGCCGGTCGAGGTCGAGCGGAGCGAGGATCGAGACCCGACGCTCGGGGTCTCGATCGCTCGCTACGCTCGCGCCTCGACCGACGGTGCCGAGACTGCGCTCGCGCCTCGACCGACGGTGCCGAGACTGCGCTCGCGCCTCGACCGACGGTGCCGAGACTGCGCTCGCGCCTCGACCGACGGTGCCGAGACTGCGCTCGCGCCTCGACCGACGGTGCCGAGACTGCGCTCGCGCCTCGACCGACGGTGCCGAGACTGCGCTCGCGCCTCGACCGACGGTGCCGAGACTGCGCTCGCGCCTCGACCGACGGGTGCCCGGCTACCGCCCGCGGGTCCGCAGGCCGAAGCCGTACGGGTACAGCGGGTCGTAGTCGGCGTCCCCGACGTTGATCGGCTCCTGCTCGACGCTGCGCGGCCAGCTGACCGACAGCTTGCCGGTGAACCGCTTCGTGCCGAACAGCACGTCCGCGACGCCGGCGCCCTCGCTGCCGGGCAGCCACCCGGCGACGAGCCCGTCGATCTGGCGGAGCAGCGCCGGTTGGATCTCCAGCGGTCGCCCGGAGATCACGATCACGACGCACTGCGCGGCACCGGAGCACACGGTCTCGACGGCCTGCTGGTCGGCCTCGGACAGCTTCATGTCCTTGACCGGCCGCGGAACGCCGTTGTCGCCGGGGTCCCACGCCCACTGCGGACCGCCGACGTCACCGAAGCCCTCGGCGTACGGCGTCTCGCCGACGACCACGACACCGGTGGCGTTGCGCGGGACGGGTTCCGACGCGTCCTCGCTGACCACGATGTCGTCGCGACGGCTGGCGTCCTCGATCCCCTCGAGGATCGTGGTGCCGGGGAACTCGTGGTACGAACCGCCCTGCCACGTGAGCGTCCAGCCACCGGCCTGGTTGCCGAGGTTGTCGGCGTTGCTGCCCGCGACGTACAGCCGCTGGTTCTTGCGCAGCGGCAGTGCGGACCCGCGGTTCTTCAGCAGCACCTGGGACTTCGCGACGGCCGTGCGCGCGACCTTGCGGTGCTGCGCGGAGCCGATGTCGTCGGCGTGACGCCGGTCGGTGTACGGCTGCTCGAACAGCCCCAGCTCGAACTTGGCGGTGAGGATGCGCCGGACGGCGTCGTTGATCCGCGCCATCGGGACGCGTCCCGCCTCGACCTCCTCGGTCAGGGCGGTGATGAACTCGCGGAACGACGCGGGCTCCATCGCCATGTCGATCCCGGCGTTGACGGCGGTGCGGACCTGGGTGTTCCAGTCACCGGGGAGCTGGTGGATCGCCTCCCAGTCGCTGATCACGAAGCCGTCGAAGCCCCAGCGCCGCTTGAGCTGACCTGTGAGCAGGCCGCGGTGGGCGGTCATCTTCGTCGGGTTGCCGACGCCGTCGTTGGTCCAGTCGACGGAGGAGAACGACGGCATCACCGAACCGGCGCCGTACTTCTGCAGCGCCGGCAGGTACGGCGACAGCGCGAGCTCGGCGAACTCCCGTCTGCTCACGATCGCGATGCCCTGGTCGATCGGGTAGTCGCCGGAGCCGGTCCCGTACTGCGTGAGGCCGTCGCCTGCGTAGTGCTTCGGCGTGGCGAGCACACGGTCGGCGCGGTCGAGCTGGCCCTCGCGTCCCTGGAGCCCACGGACGCCGACGGCCATCCGCGCGACCAGCTTCGGTGACTCGCCGAAGCTCTCGTACGTCCGGCCCCACCGGTCGTCGCGGGCGACGCACAGGCACGGCGCGAAGTTCCACTGCGGTCCGGTGGCGCGGGTCTCCTCGGCGGTGATGTGGGCGATCTTCTCGACCAGCTTGGGGTCGCGGGTCGCGCCCAGGCCGATGTTGTGCGGGAAGACGGTGGCGCCGTAGAGGTTGGCGTGCCCGTGCACGGCGTCCACGCCGTACAGCACGGGGATCTCGAGACGGGTCTGGAGTGCGGCGTCCTGGAAGGTGTCGACCATGTCGGCCCAGCCCTCGGGGGTGTTGTCCTCGGGGACGGAGCCGCCACCGGAGAGCACGCTCCCGAGGCCGAGCTCGGTGACGACGGTGGGGTCGGACAGGTTGGCCCGCTCGGCCTGGGTCATCTGGCCGATCTTCTCCGCGAGGGTCATCCGCGAGAGGAGGTCGGCGACGCGCTTGCGGGTGGGCAGGCGCGGGTCGAGGTACGCGGGGCCGCTCCTCGCGGCGTCCGCGGTGCTGGTGGTGGCGGCGTTCGTGCCGGCGCTGGTGGTGGCCGGAGCCGAGGCGGTGCCGGCGGCGACGAGTCCGGCGACGAGGGCCGCGGCGGCGCCGACGATGACGGCGGTACGGCGGCGTGGTCGTCCGTTCCTGGGTGGTGCGGTGGTGCGAGATGGGGTGTCCATGGGAGCCCTCCGCTCGATCGACTGTGATCTAGGTCATACCCACAGCGATCGAATATTGCGGAGCGAGCAACTTACCGCAAGTGCTGAATTTGTTGGATTGAACGGGCGATGTCGACGCTTGCCTACGGCCCCGGCGGTTGAGGAATCTCCAGATCGAGCTGCGTCAGGAATGCGGCCGCGGCCGGGGTCGGGCGGTGCCGGCTCCACGCGACGTACTCGTCGCGCACGGGGGCGTCGTCGACCGGCACCGTCCGTACGCCCGGGAGCGTCGCCGCGTACGCAGCGGGGAGGAACGCGACGCCGAGCCCTTCGCTGACGAGCCGCCCCGCGAGGTCGCCGGTCGTGACCTCGAAGGCGACGTGCCGCGTCACCCCGGCGGCGGCGAAGGCGACGTCGGACTGCAGCCGGCCCGGCGTCCCAGCCGAGAAGTCGACGAACGGGTGGTCGGCGAGCGCGGCCAGGTCCGTCCGGTCGACGTCGGCGAGCGGGTGGTCCGGCGCGAGCACGGCGACCAGCTCACCGCGTCCCAGCCGCCGGCTGCGGACGCCGGCAGGCTCGACCGCTGGCGGCAGGCCGAGGAACGCGACGTCGATCGCGGCGGCGGCGATCTGCGTCGCGAGCTCCTCGCTCCCTCCCGTGCGCAGGCTGACGTCGACCCGGGGGTGGGCGTCGCGGAACCGACGGACCGCCGCGGGGATGTCCGCCGCGGTCACCGTCGGGATCGCCCCGAGCCGCAGCCGCCCCGACACCTCCCCCGACGCCGCGCTCGCCTCGCGCGGGCCCGTTCCGCGGCCTCCACCGAGGCCCGCGCGTCCGGCAGGAACGCCTCTCCGGCCGCGGTCAGCAGGACGCGTCGGCTGGTCCGGTCGAACAGTCTCGCGCCGATCTCGCGCTCCAGCTTCGCGACCTGGTGACTGAGGGCGGACTGCACGACGTGGCACTGCTGCGCGGCGCGGGTGAAGCTGCCGGTCTCGGCGATCGCGATCACGTAACGCAGCTGCTGGAGGTCCACGAATCCATCGTGGATCACGATCGTAGCCGTGACAAGAATGCGTTGGATTCATGACCTTGACCGCCGCACGCTGGAGGCATGACCCGGTCTCGATCGTTCGCTCCGCTCACGCCTCGACCACCGGCCCCCGGACTCCCGTCGGTCGAGGCCGAGCGCAGCGAGGACGCACCCCCGTCGGCCGAGGCCGAGCGCAGCGAGGATCGAGACCCCGGACTCCCCATCCCCTCCCGTACCCTCCTGCTGCTGATGGCGGCGTCCACCGGCCTGTCGGTCGCGGGCAACTACATCGCCCAGCCGCTGCTCGAGCTGATCGCTCACGATCTCGGGCTCACGACCACGACCGCAGCGCTGATCGTGACGATGAGCCAGGTCGGGTACGCGGTCGGGCTGCTGCTGCTCGTCCCGCTCGGCGACCTGGTCGAGCGACGCGGACTGGCCGTCGCGCTCTTCGCCGGGACCACCGTGTCGTTGCTCGCCTCGAGCGTCGCGCCGGGTGGAACCGTGCTGCTCGCGACGACGGCGCTCACGGCGCTGTTCTCGGTCGCGGCGCAGGTCGTGGTGCCGTTCGCGGTCACGCTGGCCACGCCGGAGCGACGCGGCCGGGTCGTCGCGACGGTCATGAGCGGGCTGCTGCTCGGGAGCATCCTGTCCCGTCCGGTCGCGGGCGCGATCGGGGAGGTCGCCGGCTGGCGCGCGGTGTACGCCGTGCTGGCCGTGGGCGTGGCCGCGATCGGCGCCGCGCTGTGGCGACGTCTCCCGCGCCTGCGCACGCCGGCCGCGATCCGCTACCCGCGCCTGATCGGGTCCACGCTCGCTCTGCTCGTCGCGCAGCCCGTCGTACGGCGTCGGTCGGTGATCGGGGCGCTGTCGCTGGCGTCGTTCAACGTGTTCTGGACCGCCCTGACGTTCCTGCTCGCTCGGAGGTACGGACTGTCGGAGACGGTGATCGGGATGTTCGGGCTGGTGGGGCTCGCCGGGGTGGTCGCGACCCCGATCGCGGGCCGCCTGGTCGACGCCGGCCGGCTGCGTACGGTCACGGTCGGATCGGCGGCGCTGCTCGCGGGCGCGTGGCCGATGATCGCGCTCGGCGGCGGTTCGCCGGCGTGGCTCGTCGCGGGAGCACTCGTCCTCGTGGTCGGTCAGACCGCACTGATGAACGCCAACCAGAACGCCGTCCTCGGCCTCGACCCAGCGCTGCGCAACCGGGTCAACTCGGCGTTCATGACCGCGTTCTTCGCCGGCGGCGCGCTGGGGTCCGCGGCGACGCCGCTGGCGTGGACGCTGGCCGGGTGGCCCGCGGTCAGCGCGCTCGGGGGTGCGCTGGCCGCGGCCGCCCTCGCGACGGCAGCAGCGACCAGCTCCCCCGGCGCGGCTGTCAGGCGTCGGGGGTGGAGCCTCCGACGTCGCCGTGCGGGACGTGCTGAGCCGGGATCTGCCCGAACCGCCCCTTGTTGAAGTCCTCGTACGCGGCGAGCACCTCGGCCTTCGTGTTCATCACGAACGGCCCCGCCCACGCCACGGGCTCGCGGATCGGCAGGCCGCCGAGGATCACGACCTCGAGCGACGGGTGGCGCGACTCCTGGCGCGGATCGGCGGCCACGGTGATCGTCTCGCCTGGTCCGAGCACGGCGAGCTGGCCCGTACGCAGCGGGCGGCGCGCGGCGGAGACCGTACCGTCGCCCGACATCACGTAGACCAGAGCGTTGAAGTCCGCGCGCCACGGGATCGTCATCGACGCACCGGGCGAGACGCTCGCGTGCACCATCGCCATCGGCGTGTGCGTGCTGCCCGGGCCCGTGACGCCGTCGACGTCTCCGGCGATCACGCGGATCAGCGCGCCGGCGTCGTGGGAGGTCGCGAGCCCGACCTCCGAGCTGCGCAGGTCCTGGTAGCGCGGGGTGGCGAGCTTCTGCGTCTTCGGAAGGTTCACCCAGAGCTGGAGACCGTGGAACAGCCCGCCCTGCGCGACCAGCCACTCCGGCGGCGCCTCGATGTGCAGCAGGCCCGCACCGGCGGTCATCCACTGGGTGTCGCCGTCGGTGATCGAGCCGCCCCCGCCGTGGGAGTCGGCGTGGTCGAAGACGCCGTCGAGCATGTACGTCACCGTCTCGAACCCGCGGTGCGGGTGCCACGGCGTGCCCTTCGGCTCCCCGGGCGCGTACTCGACCTCGCCCATCTGGTCCAGATGGATGAACGGGTCGAGCGCGCGCAGGTCGACGCCCGCGAACGCACGGCGGACCGGGAAGCCCTCCCCCTCGTACCCGCTCGGTGCCGTCGTGATGGTGGCGACGGCGCGATCCTCGTGCTCGGGCACGGTGACGACGCGCGGCAGGACGGTCCAGTCGGGAGCGGTGACGGCGGGCATGACGGCCTCCTCGGTGTCGAACTCCAAGTTAGTTTAAGTCTGTACTATCCGCAACACCCAGGCAGCTCGCATGCATTCCCAGTCCCGCCGCCTCCGCGCTCCCGGCCGCCCGGGCGGGAGGAAGGCGTCCACGGCGCTCCCCCTCCGGAACGGATCTAGGCTGCTGCCATGGACTCCCCAGAGGTGGACACCCCCGCTGGTCGAGGCGCGAGCGCAGACGGCGACACCCCCGCTGGTCGAGGCGCGAGCGCAGCGAGTGATCGAGACCCGGTCCCCACCGACGCCGATGTCGTGATCGTGGGCGGCGGCCACAACGCGCTCGTCGCCGCGACACTGCTGGCCCGCGCCGGCCTCCGTACGACCGTGCTCGAGCGACTCGACCACACCGGCGGCGCCGCGGTGTCGCAGCGGCCGTTCGCCGAGGTGGACGCACGCCTGTCCCGGTACTCCTACCTCGTGAGCGTGATGCCGGACGGGCTGATCGCCGACCTCGGACTGAACGTCGAGCTCCGCTCCCGCGCCACCGCCTCGTACACCCCGTACGGCAGCGGCGGCCTCCTCGTCGAGACCCACGAAGGTGACGCGACCGCGCGGTCGTTCGCGGAGCTGACCGGCGGCGACCGGGAGTACGCGGCGTGGCGGGCGTTCTACGACGACGTGGCGCTGCTCGCCCGCGCGGTCGCGCCGACGATGCTCGACCCGCTGCTGCCCGCGACCGCGTTCCGCGACCAGGTCCCGCGCAACGTCTGGCACGACATCGTCGAGGCGCCGCTCGGTGCGACGATCGAGCGGCGGTTCCACGACGACCTCGTCCGCGGGGTCGTCGGAACGGACGCCCTGATCGGGACGTACGCGTCGCTGCACGACCCGTCGCTGATCCAGAACCGCTGCTTCCTCTACCACCTGATCGGCAACGGGACCGGAGAGTGGCGCGTCCCGGTCGGCGGGATGGGCGCGGTCACCGACGAGCTGAGGCGCGTCGCCGAACAAGCCGGCGCCCGGATCAGCACCGGGTGCGAGGTGACGTCGATCGACGCGGACGACGACGGCGTCCAGGCGCGCGGCGACGGGTTCGCGGTGCGCGGACGGTGGCTTCTCTCCGGAGTCGCACCGTACGTGCTGGCGGGGCTGCTCGGCGAGGAGCGCCCGCAGAAGCCGCAGGGTTCTCAGCTCAAGATCAACCTGCTCGTCGACCGGCTCCCCCGCCTGCGCAGCGGAGCCGACCCGACGGTCGCGTTCGCGGGCACCTTCCACCTCGGCGAGGCGTACTCGCAGGTCGAGCAGGCCTTCGCAGCGCCGTCACCGGACGTCGCGTGCGGCGAGCTGTACTGCCACACGCTCACCGACCGCTCCATCCTCGGGGCCGACCTCGCGGCGTCCGACGCGCAGACCCTCACGTACTTCGGCCTGCACTGGCCGGTCGACGCGTCGGGGCCCGAGGCGGCCGAACGTGGCTGGCGGTCGTTCGTCGCCGCGATGGACGAGCACCTCGCTGAACCGCTCGAGTCCGTGCTCGCGCACGACGCGGACGGTCGGCCGTGCGTCGAGGTGAAGACACCGACGGACGTCGAGCGCGACCTCGCGATGCCCGGCGGACACATCTTCCACGGCGACCTGCAGTGGCCCTGGCTCCCCGAGTCCGCACGTGCGTCGGACACGCCGCAGAAGCGGTGGGGCGTCGCGACCGCGCGGCCGCGGGTGCTGCTGTGCGGGTCCGGCGCCGTACGCGGTGGCGCGGTCAGCGGCCTCGGCGGGCACGACGCCGCGCGGGCCGTGCTGGACCTCGAGAGCTGAGCCGCGCCCGCCGGTCGAGCCGACGACACCCCGCCGGTCGAGCCCGTCGCTACCTCACGGAGTGCCGGCCATCGATCGAGGCGCGATCATGGCACCGTGCACCACGATGACGACGCCACTTCGCTGTGGTCCTACCGCTCGAGGCGATCGATCCTGTCGATCGGGTCCGACCGCTCCATCCTCTCGATCGGCTCGACCGGATCGGTCCTCTCGATCGGCTCCGCCGGATCCTTCGCCTCGGTGCTGTCGGTCGCGTCGTTCTGCTCGGTCCTCTCGGCCTTCTCCGCCGTCAGTGAGCGCTCGGGGTTCTCGTGGCACAGCCGGCGCGGATGGTTCGCAGCGGACGCGGGCCAGGCCTGCTGCGAACCCGACTCCGAGGGGTGACCGACGTCGCTCCCCCTCGATTTTGGGGCGGTTGGAGGCGACTGCTAGAGTTCCTACTGCTTCGGGCGACGGCCCAGAGGCACCACGCGCCATTAGCTCAATAGGCAGAGCAGCTGACTCTTAATCAGCGGGTTCGGGGTTCGAGTCCCTGATGGCGCACAACCGCATGTATGGCCTCGGCTGAGGGACGACGTTTCGTCTTCGGCCGGGGCCTTGCACGTTGTCGGGTGATTCCTGACAGGTGGTTCGGCTGATGGCTGACACCCAGACGCCCTAGGCCCTCGCCCGGAAGACGCTGTCCCAGGCGGCCCAGCACTTCTCCACGTACTCGCGCCGACCGTGAGCCAGACCGAACGCGAGATCCTCGAGCAGCCCGCATGCGGCGTAGAAACCGGCGCGCGGGGCGACGGTGTCAGGGTCGCCGCCGTGCGCCGAGTAGACCCTCATCGCGCGGGCGAGCGAGTCCCGCCCCAGGTCGCGTAGCAGCCGACCGACGTCGACCGCCGGATCGGTGATCGCGGCGTCGGACCAGTCGATGATCCCGGTGACTCGCGCGTCTCCCCCGTCGGCCGCGTCGACCAGCACGTGCTCGATCCCCAGATCGTTGTGCGTGAATCGAAGGCCGGTGGTCGGATCCGGCGCCGGTCGAGCGAGGAAGGCCCGGACGTCGGTGCGCTGACCTGATGTCAGCTCGTCGTCGACGACACCGGCGTGATCAGCAGCCTCGTCCCTCCACTCCGTCGGCGGTGTGGTGTCGGTCGGGACGACGTCCGCGAAGGTCGTCGGTGAGCAGGCGTGCAGCTCCGCGAGGGTGCGCGCCATCTCGTCCGTCGCCCTGCCCGTCATCATCGTGCTGCGGTCGGTGACGTCGATGAGCCGCCGCCCGGGAAGGGGACGCACGGTCAGAACACCGGGTACGGGCGCGACCGAGACCACCGTGGGGACCGGGACGGACACGCGAGCTGCCACGCGCCGCAGGAGCTCCGCATCGCGTTCGAGGTCGGGGTTGGGCGACGCCGGCCAGTCGAACGCGACGGTGGCGAGGTCGCCGTGGTCCCCGACGCGATAGGTACGGGTCTCGCCGCCGACGTCGTACAGCTGGACGTCGGCGACTCCCAGGACTGTCCGCAGAGTGTCCTCCTGCGCCTCCACCGACGACCGCATCCGTCGACCCTAGCCGGGGGGACGGGCGCGCCGCCGTCGCTGCGAGGCGACTGCCGGATGCGTCGAGGAGCGACCGAGCTGACGCCGCGCGACCCGGGTCGGCGACGTGTCCGCCTGCCTACGGTCGCAGCGATCGGGCGACCGGAAGGAGCCGGGGTGGCGAGGCGGGCAGCTCGGTGAGTCGCACGGAGCGCGCACCTGGTCCTGCTACGTCTCGGTTGCGGGACCGGAGGCGCGCGTACGTCAGCCTGGTCGCGCTCGCGGTCGCCGCGTTCGCCTTCAACACGGTCGAGATCCTGCCCGTCGGACTGCTTCCCGAGATCGCTGCGGGGCTGGGGTTGTCGCCTCCGCAGGCCGGCATGCTCGTCACGGCGTACGCGCTGACGATCGCCGTGGGAACGGTGCCGGTCGTCGCGGCGTCGACTCGCGTGCGTCGGCGGACCGTGATCCTCGGGGTGGTCGCCGTCCTCACGGTCGCCACGGTCGTGTTCGTGGTGGTTCCGGCGGTCGGCAGCGTCTTCGGCTCGAGGGTCGCGACCGCCGTGGCGCACGGAGTGATGTGGTCGCTGATGGGTCCGGCCGCCGTGGCGCCCTATCCCGAGCACCTGCGGGGGCGGGTGCTGTCCGTGCTCGCGACCGCGGGTGCCGCTGCGATCGTCGGCGGCTTGCCGGCAGGAACCTGGTTGGGAGGGCTGCTCGGATGGCGAGTCCCCTTCGTCGTCGTGGCGGTCCTGGGGATCGGGTCGGTCGCGATGCTCGCTGCCTGCCTGGACGACCACGACGACGCGCGCCCGGAGATCGGACGGGCCCGCTCGCGCGCGCCCGATGCCTTCGCGTTCGCTCTGGTGCTCGTCGTCCTCGCGGCGTCGGTGGCCGCCACGTTCACGGTCGTCACCTTCGTCTCGCTCCTTCCCGTCGACGGCGGGATCAACGGCGCCCGCCG is a genomic window containing:
- a CDS encoding MFS transporter — its product is MRDRRRAYVSLVALAVAAFAFNTVEILPVGLLPEIAAGLGLSPPQAGMLVTAYALTIAVGTVPVVAASTRVRRRTVILGVVAVLTVATVVFVVVPAVGSVFGSRVATAVAHGVMWSLMGPAAVAPYPEHLRGRVLSVLATAGAAAIVGGLPAGTWLGGLLGWRVPFVVVAVLGIGSVAMLAACLDDHDDARPEIGRARSRAPDAFAFALVLVVLAASVAATFTVVTFVSLLPVDGGINGARRAAVLTTFGVSGVAAAALLGRLLDRRPRAAFALALGLQGGGLIALTAAAAWGPALWPGAALLGAAATTVPLVCQYVVYDLAPARLELALALASLAYNAGVALGAGLGSWALRTHASDALVPASLVVWTAAAAVCAVARRRTSMQAITVSLLDVPREDRAE